Proteins from a single region of Punica granatum isolate Tunisia-2019 chromosome 8, ASM765513v2, whole genome shotgun sequence:
- the LOC116188107 gene encoding elongator complex protein 1 isoform X2: MFGSSISWRGDGKYFATLSELCNSSMHKRIKVWDRDSGTLLATSEAKPLVGTVLEWMPSGAKIAAVCERKMDGDSPLIIFFERNGLERSSFSINDQVDSKVQILKWNCSSDLLGALVSCENHDCVKIWSCSNNHWYLKHELRYPREDGLKFMWNPAKPFQLICWTLRGQITTYNFIWTTAISENSTAFVIDGNKILVTPLSISLLPPPMYLFSLQFSSAVRDIAFCSKNSKSSLAAYLSDGCLCIVELPEIDMWEELEGKEYRVEASLYEAVFGSFVHLTWLDTRTLLGVSSYESSHIKCHNQTSTGKERLSGYYMQEMELFCSEDHVPSLMTCSGWHVNIANHISLETPVVGIAANPAKKSAAYIQFNGGIISEYTSKLSSQGGSLRRVDSSFSSTCLWMSAVLCVESSDPLLFGLDEVGRLQVGGKILCNNCSTFSFYSNLADQTITHLILATKQDLLFIIEIRDILHGDVEEKYENFTHSVNKKLKEEKKSFVNIWEKGAKIVGVLHGDEAAVIIQTNRGNLECIYPRKLVLASIINALVQLRFKDALLMVRRHRIDFNVIVDHFGWQVFLQHAPEFVKQVENLNHLTEFIFSIKRENTSETLYKSYISLPSAKEAKDAEVRGLKVYDTTNKVSSVLLAIRKAIEEQLPETPARELCVLTTFARSDPPALEEALKRVKAIREMELLDSDDPKRKSYPSAEEALKHLLWLSDAEAVYEAALGLYDLNLAAMVALNSQKDPKEFLPFLQELQRMPSLLMRYTIDLKLRRFENALRHIASAGDAHYNDFMNLIKKNPQLFPLGLQLIADPAKKSQVLEAWGDHLNETKCFEDAAITFLCCSNLEKALKAYRSCGNWAGVLTIASLLKLGSEEILQLAHELCEELQALGKPADAAKIALEYCRDVKLGLGLLIGAQEWEEAMRVAFMHREDDLISEVKTAALECASTLVGEYEEGLVKVGKYLARYLAVRQRRLILAAKVQSAEQSMTDLDDDTASEASSNFSGMSAYTAGTRRGSTASISSSAGSRAREARRQRNRGKIRPGSPGEELALVDHLKGMSLTAGAMRELRSLLICLVTLREEETARKLQHIGECFQLSQLAAVKLAEDTMNTDAIDEQAHTLDRYLHKVRVQSQSLEVMSWRHKVFVSP, from the exons ATGTTTGGAAGTTCAATTTCTTGGAGGGGTGATGGGAAGTACTTTGCTACACTAAGTGAGCTCTGCAATTCTTCCATGCATAAGAGGATTAAGGTTTGGGACCGAGATTCAGGTACATTATTGGCGACTTCTGAAGCAAAGCCCCTGGTGGGAACTGTGCTAGAATGGATGCCTAGTGGTGCCAAAATTGCTGCCGTATGTGAGAGGAAGATGGATGGTGACTCTCCTTTGATAATTTTCTTTGAGAGGAATGGATTAGAAAGAAGCTCATTTAGCATTAACGATCAGGTAGATTCCAAGGTACAGATTTTGAAGTGGAATTGCAGCTCAGACCTTCTTGGGGCCCTTGTCAGTTGTGAAAATCACGACTGTGTTAAGATTTGGTCTTGCAGCAATAACCATTGGTACTTGAAACACGAACTTAGATACCCGAGGGAAGATGGATTGAAATTCATGTGGAATCCAGCAAAGCCTTTTCAGTTGATCTGTTGGACACTGAGAGGACAGATCACAACTTACAACTTTATTTGGACCACGGCCATCTCAGAGAACTCAACAGCCTTTGTGATAGATGGTAATAAGATACTCGTGACACCGCTCTCTATATCCCTATTGCCACCTCCGATGTACTTATTCAGCCTGCAGTTCTCTAGCGCTGTTCGTGATATAGCATTTTGTTCGAAGAATTCAAAGAGCTCTTTGGCTGCATATTTGTCTGACGGCTGTTTGTGTATTGTGGAACTTCCTGAAATAGATATGTGGGAAGAGTTGGAAGGTAAGGAGTATAGAGTTGAAGCTTCTCTGTATGAGGCAGTATTTGGATCGTTTGTGCATCTTACGTGGTTGGATACGCGCACTCTTCTCGGTGTGTCTTCTTATGAGAGTAGTCACATTAAGTGCCACAATCAAACCTCAACTGGCAAAGAAAGGCTCTCAGGTTACTATATGCAGGAAATGGAGCTCTTTTGCTCTGAGGATCATGTGCCAAGCTTAATGACCTGTTCCGGCTGGCATGTCAACATTGCCAATCATATTTCTCTGGAGACACCAGTTGTTGGTATTGCTGCCAATCCTGCTAAGAAATCTGCTGcatatattcaattcaatggTGGAATTATTTCTGAGTACACTTCAAAGTTGTCCAGCCAAGGAGGATCTCTGAGACGGGTAGATTCTAGCTTTTCATCCACCTGCCTTTGGATGAGTGCAGTCCTTTGTGTTGAAAGTTCTGATCCTCTGCTTTTTGGACTGGATGAAGTAGGGAGGCTTCAAGTCGGTGGAAAGATTCTTTGCAATAACTGCAGCACTTTCTCGTTCTATTCAAATCTTGCGGATCAAACGATTACACATTTAATTCTTGCCACCAAGCAGGACTTGCTTTTCATCATTGAAATTAGAGATATACTGCATGGGGATGTGGAAGAAAAGTATGAGAACTTCACCCATTCTGTTAACAAGAAActaaaagaagagaaaaaaagtttTGTCAATATTTGGGAAAAAGGTGCCAAAATTGTTGGTGTCTTGCATGGAGACGAAGCTGCAGTTATAATCCAAACAAATCGGGGCAATCTCGAGTGCATTTATCCGAGGAAGCTAGTCTTGGCCTCGATCATCAATGCACTGGTCCAGCTGCGTTTCAAAGATGCCCTTCTTATGGTAAGGCGTCACAGAATAGATTTCAATGTAATTGTTGACCACTTTGGCTGGCAAGTATTCCTCCAACATGCTCcagaatttgtcaagcagGTTGAGAATTTAAACCACTTGACAGAGTTCATCTTCTCTATAAAAAGAGAGAACACCTCGGAGACACTGTACAAAAGTTATATTTCTTTGCCTTCTGCAAAGGAGGCCAAGGATGCGGAAGTAAGAGGTCTGAAGGTATATGATACCACCAACAAGGTGTCTTCGGTCCTTCTGGCCATAAGAAAGGCTATTGAAGAACAGCTACCTGAAACGCCTGCAAGAGAGCTGTGTGTATTAACAACGTTTGCTCGAAGTGATCCTCCTGCCCTCGAAGAAGCTCTCAAGAGAGTAAAGGCGATCCGTGAAATGGAACTATTGGATTCGGATGACCCGAAGAGAAAATCTTATCCATCTGCCGAAGAAGCTCTGAAGCATCTCTTGTGGTTATCTGATGCTGAGGCAGTTTATGAAGCTGCTCTGGGACTTTACGACCTAAATCTTGCTGCTATGGTGGCCCTGAACTCCCAAAAGGACCCGAAGGAGTTCCTTCCATTCCTTCAAGAACTCCAGCGAATGCCATCTCTCTTAATGCGGTACACGATTGACCTTAAGCTACGCAGGTTTGAGAACGCCCTCAGGCACATTGCATCTGCTGGAGATGCCCACTACAATGATTTTATGAACCTTATAAAGAAGAACCCCCAGCTCTTTCCTCTCGGGCTTCAACTGATTGCTGATCCTGCCAAGAAGAGTCAAGTACTTGAGGCATGGGGTGACCACCTTAATGAAACCAAATGCTTCGAGGACGCTGCGATCACCTTCTTGTGCTGTTCCAATCTCGAAAAAGCTTTGAAGGCATATCGCTCTTGTGGTAACTGGGCCGGGGTTCTTACAATTGCTAGTCTTCTGAAATTGGGGAGTGAGGAGATTCTGCAACTGGCTCATGAGCTATGCGAAGAGCTTCAAGCACTTGGGAAGCCTGCAGATGCAGCGAAAATTGCTCTGGAATATTGCAGAGATGTCAAGTTGGGTTTGGGTTTGTTGATAGGTGCACAAGAATGGGAGGAAGCCATGAGGGTTGCTTTTATGCACAGGGAGGACGATCTCATCTCTGAAGTTAAGACGGCTGCTTTAGAATGTGCATCCACTCTGGTTGGCGAGTATGAAGAAGGATTGGTGAAAGTTGGAAAATATTTGGCTCGATACTTGGCTGTTAGGCAGAGAAGATTAATACTAGCAGCGAAAGTCCAGTCAGCGGAACAAAGTATGACTGATCTTGATGATGATACTGCTTCAGAAGCAAGCAGTAATTTCAGTGGAATGAGTGCTTATACCGCAGG GACAAGGAGGGGATCCACTGCTTCCATCAGCTCAAGCGCTGGCAGCCGAGCAAGAGAAGCTAGGCGTCAGAGAAACAGAGGAAAGATACGACCTGGAAG CCCAGGAGAGGAGTTGGCTCTGGTGGATCATCTAAAGGGCATGTCTCTAACAGCTGGAGCTATGAGGGAGCTTAGGTCTCTGCTGATCTGCCTTGTGACTCTCAGGGAGGAAGAAACTGCTCGAAAATTGCAGCATATAGGAGAGTGCTTCCAACTGTCACAATTGGCTGCAGTTAAACTAGCCGAAGACACAATGAACACTGATGCGATAGATGAGCAGGCCCATACTTTGGACCGTTATCTCCACAAAGTGAGGGTCCAATCACAAAGTTTGGAGGTTATGTCATGGCGTCACAAAGTATTTGTCTCTCCTTGA
- the LOC116188107 gene encoding elongator complex protein 1 isoform X1 produces MKNLKLSTEASLNVELQAEDEVLLFSAFDIERNRLFFVSSANFIYTTELYSFQNDEAWRKTVVPAEVDQVDLEDGDFVTAFDYLMEKEALILGTSNGLMLLHSVDAHVTEVVGRVEGGIKCISPSPDGDLLGITTGFGQLLVMTHDWDLLHETTAEDLPEAVDVNESTFSSAPMFGSSISWRGDGKYFATLSELCNSSMHKRIKVWDRDSGTLLATSEAKPLVGTVLEWMPSGAKIAAVCERKMDGDSPLIIFFERNGLERSSFSINDQVDSKVQILKWNCSSDLLGALVSCENHDCVKIWSCSNNHWYLKHELRYPREDGLKFMWNPAKPFQLICWTLRGQITTYNFIWTTAISENSTAFVIDGNKILVTPLSISLLPPPMYLFSLQFSSAVRDIAFCSKNSKSSLAAYLSDGCLCIVELPEIDMWEELEGKEYRVEASLYEAVFGSFVHLTWLDTRTLLGVSSYESSHIKCHNQTSTGKERLSGYYMQEMELFCSEDHVPSLMTCSGWHVNIANHISLETPVVGIAANPAKKSAAYIQFNGGIISEYTSKLSSQGGSLRRVDSSFSSTCLWMSAVLCVESSDPLLFGLDEVGRLQVGGKILCNNCSTFSFYSNLADQTITHLILATKQDLLFIIEIRDILHGDVEEKYENFTHSVNKKLKEEKKSFVNIWEKGAKIVGVLHGDEAAVIIQTNRGNLECIYPRKLVLASIINALVQLRFKDALLMVRRHRIDFNVIVDHFGWQVFLQHAPEFVKQVENLNHLTEFIFSIKRENTSETLYKSYISLPSAKEAKDAEVRGLKVYDTTNKVSSVLLAIRKAIEEQLPETPARELCVLTTFARSDPPALEEALKRVKAIREMELLDSDDPKRKSYPSAEEALKHLLWLSDAEAVYEAALGLYDLNLAAMVALNSQKDPKEFLPFLQELQRMPSLLMRYTIDLKLRRFENALRHIASAGDAHYNDFMNLIKKNPQLFPLGLQLIADPAKKSQVLEAWGDHLNETKCFEDAAITFLCCSNLEKALKAYRSCGNWAGVLTIASLLKLGSEEILQLAHELCEELQALGKPADAAKIALEYCRDVKLGLGLLIGAQEWEEAMRVAFMHREDDLISEVKTAALECASTLVGEYEEGLVKVGKYLARYLAVRQRRLILAAKVQSAEQSMTDLDDDTASEASSNFSGMSAYTAGTRRGSTASISSSAGSRAREARRQRNRGKIRPGSPGEELALVDHLKGMSLTAGAMRELRSLLICLVTLREEETARKLQHIGECFQLSQLAAVKLAEDTMNTDAIDEQAHTLDRYLHKVRVQSQSLEVMSWRHKVFVSP; encoded by the exons ATGAAGAATCTGAAGCTTTCCACGGAGGCGTCTCTGAACGTCGAGCTCCAGGCAGAAGATGAAGTGCTGTTGTTCTCCGCCTTCGATATTGAGCGGAACCGGCTGTTCTTCGTCTCCTCCGCGAACTTCATATACACAACGGAGCTGTATTCGTTCCAA AATGATGAAGCCTGGAGGAAAACTGTAGTGCCAGCAGAAGTTGATCAGGTCGATTTGGAGGATGGGGACTTTGTTACTGCCTTCGACTACTTAATGGAGAAAGAAGCGCTGATACTGGGTACTTCTAATGGATTGATGTTGCTGCATAGTGTGGACGCTCATGTCACAGAGGTTGTCGGCAGAGTTGAGGGTGGTATTAAGTGCATCTCGCCCAGTCCCGATGGAGACCTGCTTGGTATTACCACTGGTTTCGGGCAGCTTTTAGTAATGACACATGATTGGGATTTATTGCATGAGACTACAGCAGAGGACCTTCCTGAAGCTGTTGACGTAA ATGAATCTACTTTTTCTTCTGCACCTATGTTTGGAAGTTCAATTTCTTGGAGGGGTGATGGGAAGTACTTTGCTACACTAAGTGAGCTCTGCAATTCTTCCATGCATAAGAGGATTAAGGTTTGGGACCGAGATTCAGGTACATTATTGGCGACTTCTGAAGCAAAGCCCCTGGTGGGAACTGTGCTAGAATGGATGCCTAGTGGTGCCAAAATTGCTGCCGTATGTGAGAGGAAGATGGATGGTGACTCTCCTTTGATAATTTTCTTTGAGAGGAATGGATTAGAAAGAAGCTCATTTAGCATTAACGATCAGGTAGATTCCAAGGTACAGATTTTGAAGTGGAATTGCAGCTCAGACCTTCTTGGGGCCCTTGTCAGTTGTGAAAATCACGACTGTGTTAAGATTTGGTCTTGCAGCAATAACCATTGGTACTTGAAACACGAACTTAGATACCCGAGGGAAGATGGATTGAAATTCATGTGGAATCCAGCAAAGCCTTTTCAGTTGATCTGTTGGACACTGAGAGGACAGATCACAACTTACAACTTTATTTGGACCACGGCCATCTCAGAGAACTCAACAGCCTTTGTGATAGATGGTAATAAGATACTCGTGACACCGCTCTCTATATCCCTATTGCCACCTCCGATGTACTTATTCAGCCTGCAGTTCTCTAGCGCTGTTCGTGATATAGCATTTTGTTCGAAGAATTCAAAGAGCTCTTTGGCTGCATATTTGTCTGACGGCTGTTTGTGTATTGTGGAACTTCCTGAAATAGATATGTGGGAAGAGTTGGAAGGTAAGGAGTATAGAGTTGAAGCTTCTCTGTATGAGGCAGTATTTGGATCGTTTGTGCATCTTACGTGGTTGGATACGCGCACTCTTCTCGGTGTGTCTTCTTATGAGAGTAGTCACATTAAGTGCCACAATCAAACCTCAACTGGCAAAGAAAGGCTCTCAGGTTACTATATGCAGGAAATGGAGCTCTTTTGCTCTGAGGATCATGTGCCAAGCTTAATGACCTGTTCCGGCTGGCATGTCAACATTGCCAATCATATTTCTCTGGAGACACCAGTTGTTGGTATTGCTGCCAATCCTGCTAAGAAATCTGCTGcatatattcaattcaatggTGGAATTATTTCTGAGTACACTTCAAAGTTGTCCAGCCAAGGAGGATCTCTGAGACGGGTAGATTCTAGCTTTTCATCCACCTGCCTTTGGATGAGTGCAGTCCTTTGTGTTGAAAGTTCTGATCCTCTGCTTTTTGGACTGGATGAAGTAGGGAGGCTTCAAGTCGGTGGAAAGATTCTTTGCAATAACTGCAGCACTTTCTCGTTCTATTCAAATCTTGCGGATCAAACGATTACACATTTAATTCTTGCCACCAAGCAGGACTTGCTTTTCATCATTGAAATTAGAGATATACTGCATGGGGATGTGGAAGAAAAGTATGAGAACTTCACCCATTCTGTTAACAAGAAActaaaagaagagaaaaaaagtttTGTCAATATTTGGGAAAAAGGTGCCAAAATTGTTGGTGTCTTGCATGGAGACGAAGCTGCAGTTATAATCCAAACAAATCGGGGCAATCTCGAGTGCATTTATCCGAGGAAGCTAGTCTTGGCCTCGATCATCAATGCACTGGTCCAGCTGCGTTTCAAAGATGCCCTTCTTATGGTAAGGCGTCACAGAATAGATTTCAATGTAATTGTTGACCACTTTGGCTGGCAAGTATTCCTCCAACATGCTCcagaatttgtcaagcagGTTGAGAATTTAAACCACTTGACAGAGTTCATCTTCTCTATAAAAAGAGAGAACACCTCGGAGACACTGTACAAAAGTTATATTTCTTTGCCTTCTGCAAAGGAGGCCAAGGATGCGGAAGTAAGAGGTCTGAAGGTATATGATACCACCAACAAGGTGTCTTCGGTCCTTCTGGCCATAAGAAAGGCTATTGAAGAACAGCTACCTGAAACGCCTGCAAGAGAGCTGTGTGTATTAACAACGTTTGCTCGAAGTGATCCTCCTGCCCTCGAAGAAGCTCTCAAGAGAGTAAAGGCGATCCGTGAAATGGAACTATTGGATTCGGATGACCCGAAGAGAAAATCTTATCCATCTGCCGAAGAAGCTCTGAAGCATCTCTTGTGGTTATCTGATGCTGAGGCAGTTTATGAAGCTGCTCTGGGACTTTACGACCTAAATCTTGCTGCTATGGTGGCCCTGAACTCCCAAAAGGACCCGAAGGAGTTCCTTCCATTCCTTCAAGAACTCCAGCGAATGCCATCTCTCTTAATGCGGTACACGATTGACCTTAAGCTACGCAGGTTTGAGAACGCCCTCAGGCACATTGCATCTGCTGGAGATGCCCACTACAATGATTTTATGAACCTTATAAAGAAGAACCCCCAGCTCTTTCCTCTCGGGCTTCAACTGATTGCTGATCCTGCCAAGAAGAGTCAAGTACTTGAGGCATGGGGTGACCACCTTAATGAAACCAAATGCTTCGAGGACGCTGCGATCACCTTCTTGTGCTGTTCCAATCTCGAAAAAGCTTTGAAGGCATATCGCTCTTGTGGTAACTGGGCCGGGGTTCTTACAATTGCTAGTCTTCTGAAATTGGGGAGTGAGGAGATTCTGCAACTGGCTCATGAGCTATGCGAAGAGCTTCAAGCACTTGGGAAGCCTGCAGATGCAGCGAAAATTGCTCTGGAATATTGCAGAGATGTCAAGTTGGGTTTGGGTTTGTTGATAGGTGCACAAGAATGGGAGGAAGCCATGAGGGTTGCTTTTATGCACAGGGAGGACGATCTCATCTCTGAAGTTAAGACGGCTGCTTTAGAATGTGCATCCACTCTGGTTGGCGAGTATGAAGAAGGATTGGTGAAAGTTGGAAAATATTTGGCTCGATACTTGGCTGTTAGGCAGAGAAGATTAATACTAGCAGCGAAAGTCCAGTCAGCGGAACAAAGTATGACTGATCTTGATGATGATACTGCTTCAGAAGCAAGCAGTAATTTCAGTGGAATGAGTGCTTATACCGCAGG GACAAGGAGGGGATCCACTGCTTCCATCAGCTCAAGCGCTGGCAGCCGAGCAAGAGAAGCTAGGCGTCAGAGAAACAGAGGAAAGATACGACCTGGAAG CCCAGGAGAGGAGTTGGCTCTGGTGGATCATCTAAAGGGCATGTCTCTAACAGCTGGAGCTATGAGGGAGCTTAGGTCTCTGCTGATCTGCCTTGTGACTCTCAGGGAGGAAGAAACTGCTCGAAAATTGCAGCATATAGGAGAGTGCTTCCAACTGTCACAATTGGCTGCAGTTAAACTAGCCGAAGACACAATGAACACTGATGCGATAGATGAGCAGGCCCATACTTTGGACCGTTATCTCCACAAAGTGAGGGTCCAATCACAAAGTTTGGAGGTTATGTCATGGCGTCACAAAGTATTTGTCTCTCCTTGA